Proteins found in one Lutimonas zeaxanthinifaciens genomic segment:
- the hpf gene encoding ribosome hibernation-promoting factor, HPF/YfiA family, with translation MKVSVQSVNFNISNDLVNFIEKKVNNLEKFHDHIIDAEVYLKVQSTSEKENKIVDIRINLPGVDVVAKKQSKTFEEGVSLAVDSVKRQLVKRKEKLRA, from the coding sequence ATGAAAGTATCTGTTCAGTCTGTAAATTTTAACATTAGTAATGATTTAGTCAATTTCATCGAAAAGAAAGTTAATAACCTGGAGAAATTCCACGATCATATTATAGATGCCGAGGTCTATCTCAAAGTTCAAAGTACCAGTGAAAAGGAAAATAAAATCGTGGATATAAGAATCAACCTTCCGGGCGTGGATGTGGTTGCAAAAAAACAGTCAAAGACATTTGAAGAAGGAGTCAGCCTCGCCGTTGATTCTGTTAAGAGACAATTAGTTAAAAGGAAAGAGAAATTACGAGCATAA
- a CDS encoding tyrosine-type recombinase/integrase, protein MSITHFITYLDCERKYSPYTITAYKKDLISFQEFCQKEFQLNEISEVSYSLIRSWIVFLVEAGISNRSINRKVSSLRSYYNYLLKSKQIEDHPLRKHQSLKVEKRVNLPFSEKEINEVLDFFENAEGFEQVRDKLIIELLYTTGIRRAELIGLKEGSIDLSQNLVKVVGKRNKERQLPLLNSVTNTIKKYRVLREGLEVKSDSFFLTKKGEEIYPTLVYRIVNNYFGRVSVKVKKSPHIVRHSFATLLLSEGADLNSVKELLGHSSLASTQVYTHSNLKDLKVMYNRAHPRSNKNY, encoded by the coding sequence TTGAGTATAACTCATTTTATAACTTATCTGGATTGCGAAAGAAAATATTCTCCATATACAATTACGGCATATAAAAAAGACCTGATCTCTTTTCAAGAGTTCTGTCAAAAAGAATTTCAATTAAATGAGATTTCTGAGGTCTCTTATTCCTTAATTCGAAGTTGGATCGTATTTCTGGTTGAAGCAGGTATTTCAAACAGATCAATAAACCGAAAGGTAAGTTCTTTGAGATCTTATTACAATTATCTTCTGAAATCAAAGCAAATTGAAGATCATCCGCTAAGGAAGCATCAGTCTCTTAAAGTAGAAAAAAGAGTAAACCTTCCTTTTTCTGAAAAGGAAATCAATGAGGTACTTGATTTTTTTGAAAATGCGGAAGGTTTTGAACAAGTTAGAGATAAGTTGATTATTGAACTCCTATATACAACGGGGATAAGAAGGGCGGAGTTGATCGGGCTTAAAGAGGGCTCGATTGATTTATCTCAAAATCTTGTCAAAGTTGTTGGGAAGAGAAATAAAGAAAGACAGTTACCGTTATTGAATTCAGTAACGAACACTATAAAGAAATACAGAGTGCTAAGAGAAGGTTTGGAGGTGAAATCTGATTCTTTTTTTTTAACTAAAAAAGGCGAAGAAATATATCCAACCCTGGTGTACAGAATTGTCAATAATTATTTTGGAAGGGTATCCGTAAAAGTTAAAAAGAGCCCTCATATAGTTAGACATTCATTTGCAACCCTGTTGTTAAGCGAAGGTGCTGATTTGAATTCCGTAAAGGAATTGCTTGGACACTCCAGCCTCGCTTCCACACAGGTATACACCCATAGTAATCTGAAGGATTTGAAAGTGATGTATAATCGAGCTCATCCAAGGAGCAATAAAAACTATTAA
- the rpsU gene encoding 30S ribosomal protein S21 → MLIIPVKDGENIDRALKRFKRKFDRTKTMRTLRERKEFTKPSVLRRKQIQKAQYVQAIRTSEEKG, encoded by the coding sequence ATGTTAATTATTCCGGTTAAGGATGGTGAAAATATAGACAGAGCGTTAAAACGTTTCAAGAGGAAATTTGATAGAACGAAAACAATGAGAACGTTGAGAGAGAGAAAAGAGTTTACAAAACCTTCAGTGTTAAGACGTAAACAAATTCAAAAAGCTCAGTATGTTCAGGCTATCAGAACTTCAGAAGAGAAAGGTTAA
- a CDS encoding endonuclease/exonuclease/phosphatase family protein: protein MSYNEIGTYNYSGALTNDTIHSIITYNIGYLSGMTNNLPIEKPYSLFDQNLNKVIYELKKSEADIVCFQEIDFDSKRSFHIDQQRELAKLGYPFFGKNINWDKKYVPFPYYPFSMHFGKILSGQSVLSKFPIIEQERIELKRNPNNPFYYDSFYLDRLAQVTKVKIEGRTVVLINVHLEAFDPSTRKEQFRQIKNLYLRYAAKLPTILLGDFNSDINYEDAGINILLEMPRMGCASFDPENFENTYNSESPSERLDYIFYNEEFITEVEAKVLAEFETASDHLPLLMKFKFKNQLYASIRQQPNP, encoded by the coding sequence TTGAGCTATAACGAAATCGGAACATATAACTATTCGGGAGCCCTTACTAACGATACCATTCACAGTATTATCACTTACAATATTGGGTACTTAAGTGGAATGACCAACAATCTTCCGATTGAGAAACCTTATTCTCTTTTTGATCAAAATTTAAATAAGGTCATCTATGAGCTTAAAAAAAGTGAGGCGGATATTGTATGTTTTCAGGAAATTGATTTTGACTCGAAGCGTTCCTTCCATATAGACCAGCAACGCGAGCTGGCAAAATTAGGCTATCCGTTTTTTGGTAAAAACATAAACTGGGACAAAAAATATGTTCCTTTTCCATATTACCCTTTTTCCATGCATTTCGGGAAAATCCTTTCAGGACAATCTGTTTTGAGTAAATTTCCGATTATCGAACAAGAGCGTATAGAGCTTAAACGAAACCCGAACAATCCTTTTTATTATGACAGTTTTTATCTGGACAGGCTGGCTCAGGTGACCAAAGTAAAAATTGAAGGCAGAACAGTGGTTCTGATCAACGTGCATCTCGAAGCGTTTGACCCTTCCACCAGAAAAGAACAGTTCCGGCAGATCAAAAACCTGTATCTCAGGTATGCGGCAAAATTACCTACTATTCTGCTTGGGGATTTTAACAGTGACATCAATTACGAGGACGCAGGGATCAACATTCTTCTCGAAATGCCGAGAATGGGTTGTGCCTCATTTGATCCTGAAAATTTTGAAAACACCTACAACTCAGAATCGCCTTCTGAAAGGCTTGACTACATTTTTTATAATGAGGAATTCATCACCGAAGTTGAGGCAAAGGTTCTCGCAGAATTTGAAACTGCATCAGATCACCTACCTTTACTAATGAAATTTAAATTTAAAAACCAACTATATGCAAGTATTAGACAACAACCGAACCCTTGA
- a CDS encoding transglycosylase domain-containing protein: MRKKLLIFLTKLFLIGVLILGLFIGFVYLGVFGKVYSISELKDFKNESASLVVSDQGKLIGKFFAENRTNVEFDQFPKELINALIATEDARYFEHEGVDSRSLLRVLIKSVLLQQKSSGGGSTITQQLAKNMFGRKNFGFLSMPVNKTKEIILASRLESIYSKEDILTLYLNTVPFGENVLGIEAASHRYFNKNVEELRTEESAVLVGMLKANTYYNPRLYPEHALKRRNVVLEQMHKYGYLNEARTDSLQHLPLNLDYANLQSEGPANYFLVQVKKEAQKIIDNINAGSEIEYDIHKSGLIIETTLDYDLQQYALQAFSSHLGRMQKRLNLQYANGTDRRMLEALVDKEIKRLDLERVADVKKKREIFTWNGFASDSISVRDSISMNLSLLHAGLLAMNPKNGSVKAWVGGIDFRTQPYDQIFAQRQTASAFKPILYASALEAGAMPCQYLDNDELILQDFDNWQPQNYDRSQGGKYSIAAALSRSMNIPTVNLFFQVGYERLNETWTNLGFSQDLEQKPSVALGTNSASLYEMTIAYAAFSNGGRKVTPVFIHQIKNAEGKVLYKRPEASHQEKVLQESTSGMMSAMLTKAVYEGTGKSMANIYGVRSALAGKTGTSQDYGDAWFLAYNNDLVIASRVGATYPIIHFNKGSDGAGSTLALPLVAKTLQRSQRNANTKSKYLRDLEVPDEYLESIACVDHIDDSDFEKFFDDLFKDRNTTFEKASKKAKRQAKKEKRKSWFKRVFGKKEKS, encoded by the coding sequence ATGAGAAAAAAACTGTTGATTTTTTTGACAAAACTGTTTTTGATCGGAGTTTTGATACTTGGATTGTTTATTGGTTTTGTTTATTTAGGTGTATTTGGCAAGGTCTATTCAATTAGCGAGCTTAAGGATTTTAAGAACGAATCTGCATCTCTTGTGGTTTCGGATCAGGGCAAACTAATCGGAAAGTTTTTTGCCGAGAACAGAACAAATGTTGAATTTGACCAGTTTCCAAAGGAGCTTATCAATGCCTTGATCGCTACAGAAGATGCACGTTATTTTGAACATGAAGGTGTAGATAGCAGGAGTTTGTTAAGGGTCTTGATCAAGTCTGTCCTGCTTCAGCAAAAAAGTTCGGGTGGAGGTAGTACAATTACCCAGCAGCTGGCAAAGAATATGTTTGGAAGAAAGAATTTTGGATTTCTTTCCATGCCCGTAAATAAAACAAAAGAGATTATTCTGGCATCTCGACTCGAAAGTATCTATTCAAAAGAAGATATTTTGACCTTGTATTTAAATACAGTTCCTTTTGGAGAAAATGTTCTCGGAATTGAAGCTGCATCTCACAGGTACTTTAATAAGAATGTTGAGGAATTAAGAACGGAAGAATCAGCCGTTCTTGTGGGCATGCTGAAGGCCAATACTTATTACAATCCGAGACTCTATCCGGAACATGCCCTGAAGAGAAGAAATGTGGTTCTTGAACAAATGCATAAATATGGCTATCTGAATGAAGCCAGAACAGATAGTTTACAACATTTACCCTTAAATCTCGATTATGCAAACCTCCAATCAGAAGGTCCGGCAAATTATTTTCTGGTACAGGTAAAAAAGGAAGCACAGAAAATAATTGATAACATTAATGCAGGTTCTGAAATTGAATATGACATTCATAAGAGCGGGCTCATTATTGAAACAACTCTGGATTATGATCTTCAGCAATATGCGCTTCAGGCCTTTTCATCACATTTGGGAAGGATGCAGAAGAGGTTAAATCTACAATATGCCAATGGAACCGATCGCAGGATGTTAGAAGCTCTTGTTGACAAGGAAATAAAACGACTCGATTTGGAGCGAGTGGCAGATGTAAAAAAGAAGCGGGAAATTTTTACCTGGAACGGGTTTGCTTCAGATTCAATATCCGTTCGGGATAGCATATCAATGAATCTTTCCCTTTTACATGCCGGATTGCTGGCTATGAATCCCAAGAACGGTTCTGTAAAAGCCTGGGTAGGAGGTATCGATTTCAGAACCCAGCCTTATGATCAAATATTTGCACAAAGGCAAACGGCATCGGCGTTTAAACCCATTCTTTATGCCTCTGCTCTGGAAGCAGGAGCCATGCCATGTCAGTATTTGGACAATGATGAGCTCATATTGCAGGACTTTGACAACTGGCAACCGCAGAACTATGATCGTTCACAAGGAGGAAAATACTCAATTGCCGCTGCTTTATCCAGATCGATGAATATTCCCACCGTGAATTTGTTTTTTCAGGTTGGTTATGAACGTTTGAATGAAACCTGGACGAATCTTGGTTTTTCTCAGGATTTGGAACAGAAACCTTCTGTGGCTCTGGGGACAAACAGCGCCAGTTTGTATGAAATGACCATCGCCTATGCTGCATTTTCTAATGGTGGAAGGAAGGTGACCCCTGTTTTTATTCATCAGATCAAAAATGCTGAAGGCAAGGTGTTGTACAAAAGGCCTGAGGCCAGTCATCAGGAGAAAGTGCTTCAGGAGTCGACCAGTGGAATGATGTCTGCTATGCTGACAAAAGCAGTTTATGAAGGTACAGGGAAATCTATGGCCAATATCTATGGGGTCAGAAGCGCTCTTGCTGGTAAAACAGGAACCTCCCAAGACTATGGGGATGCCTGGTTTTTGGCTTATAACAATGATCTGGTCATTGCCAGTAGAGTCGGTGCCACATATCCAATAATCCATTTCAATAAAGGTTCTGACGGGGCAGGGAGCACTTTGGCCCTTCCCCTTGTAGCAAAAACGCTGCAAAGGTCACAGAGGAATGCAAATACCAAATCCAAATACCTGAGGGATTTAGAGGTTCCTGATGAGTATCTTGAATCAATAGCCTGTGTTGATCATATAGATGACTCAGACTTTGAAAAGTTTTTTGACGATCTGTTCAAAGACCGAAATACAACTTTTGAAAAGGCCTCCAAGAAAGCAAAGAGACAAGCCAAAAAGGAGAAAAGAAAATCCTGGTTCAAAAGAGTCTTCGGCAAAAAAGAAAAATCCTGA
- a CDS encoding carboxypeptidase-like regulatory domain-containing protein codes for MTLINNKLRSTVAALFLSFIYLSIFLISQHDLMAQDTGSSGFGEYKGMVMDGKSKKTLEYASITVSNSNISTISNLDGEFLLKVPDNLKNESVIISYLGYNNKVISLSSFGSDVMKIMMEESFEELPDVNLVEVEAVKVVKKVIEQRKVNSYQDPLIVKAFYRESIKKRRTYASLAEAVVDVYKSQRGTQGDYATLERSRKSTDYRKIDTLVIKLQGGPYNNLSMDMMRNKDLFFTGDMFEIYKFTFDKMINLDDRNVYVIDFVQRPSIVEPFYEGKLYVDTESYALVKSVFSLNLRNLEKAKKFFVKKKPANADVIPMETKYIIDYKETGGKWHFSYSRIELSFKIKWDKKLFNSVYNVAIEMAVTDWKQNTEDVAVKNRDRMRRNVILTDETSGFTDPQFWGELNVIEPDKSIENAIKKIQRNYSR; via the coding sequence ATGACGTTGATAAATAACAAGTTAAGAAGTACTGTTGCCGCATTATTTTTAAGTTTCATATATCTGTCGATTTTTCTGATTTCTCAGCATGATTTGATGGCCCAGGATACAGGATCTTCGGGTTTCGGAGAATATAAAGGAATGGTAATGGATGGAAAGAGTAAAAAGACCCTGGAATATGCTTCGATTACTGTCAGTAATTCGAATATTTCAACGATTTCCAACCTTGATGGGGAGTTTTTACTCAAGGTACCTGATAATTTGAAAAATGAAAGTGTTATTATCAGTTATCTGGGATATAATAACAAAGTGATTTCTCTTAGCAGTTTCGGATCAGATGTCATGAAAATTATGATGGAGGAATCTTTTGAAGAGCTTCCGGATGTGAATTTGGTTGAGGTCGAGGCCGTAAAAGTGGTGAAAAAGGTCATTGAACAGAGAAAAGTCAACTCCTACCAGGATCCTTTGATCGTAAAAGCTTTTTACCGTGAGTCGATAAAGAAAAGAAGAACTTATGCGTCTTTGGCTGAGGCTGTGGTGGATGTTTACAAAAGCCAAAGAGGTACACAAGGAGATTACGCGACATTAGAAAGGTCGAGAAAAAGCACAGATTACAGAAAAATTGACACCTTGGTGATCAAACTCCAGGGAGGGCCATATAACAATCTCAGCATGGACATGATGCGGAACAAGGATTTGTTCTTTACGGGTGATATGTTTGAGATCTATAAATTTACTTTTGATAAAATGATCAATCTGGATGACAGAAATGTTTATGTGATTGATTTTGTTCAACGCCCTTCTATTGTTGAGCCTTTTTACGAAGGAAAATTGTATGTTGATACGGAATCTTATGCCTTGGTGAAATCGGTATTTAGCTTGAATCTTCGAAATCTTGAAAAGGCGAAAAAATTCTTTGTAAAAAAGAAACCTGCAAATGCTGACGTGATTCCAATGGAAACAAAATATATCATTGACTACAAGGAAACAGGTGGTAAATGGCACTTCAGTTATAGTAGGATAGAGCTTAGTTTTAAGATCAAGTGGGATAAGAAATTATTCAATTCTGTTTATAATGTTGCTATTGAGATGGCTGTTACCGACTGGAAACAGAACACCGAGGACGTTGCTGTCAAAAACAGGGACAGAATGAGGAGAAATGTCATACTTACCGATGAAACTTCAGGTTTTACCGATCCTCAGTTTTGGGGAGAACTCAACGTTATCGAACCTGATAAATCCATTGAGAACGCGATTAAGAAAATACAGAGAAATTATAGCCGATAA
- a CDS encoding ATP-binding cassette domain-containing protein gives MIEFSLHKLLQSPDGEMNLNVDLTLEEGSLMTIYGKSGAGKSTLLMLLAGLLAPDKGMIRYTDKIWLDTEKRISLPPQKREIGFVFQEYALFPNMTVEENLRYGLRKGQSENIVNKLVEIVDLGQLRKRKTTALSGGQKQRVALARALVSSPKLLLLDEPLSALDHEMRSRLQSYILELHKEFNLTTILISHDVSEIIRLSDFMVHLDKGKVINKGVPADLFTSDRVNAKFQFTGEVIHMVQQDFIVIVTVLIGKDLVKVIANDREAANLSIGDKVLIASKAFNPIIHKVS, from the coding sequence ATGATTGAATTCAGTCTGCATAAATTATTGCAATCGCCCGATGGTGAAATGAATCTCAATGTAGATTTAACTCTGGAGGAAGGAAGCCTTATGACCATCTATGGGAAGTCCGGTGCTGGCAAAAGCACCTTGTTGATGCTCCTGGCAGGTCTGCTTGCTCCGGATAAGGGAATGATCCGTTATACTGATAAAATATGGCTGGATACGGAGAAGAGAATTTCCCTTCCACCACAAAAAAGGGAAATCGGATTTGTTTTTCAGGAATATGCCCTTTTCCCAAATATGACCGTTGAAGAAAATCTGAGATATGGACTTCGAAAAGGCCAATCCGAAAATATAGTGAATAAGCTGGTGGAAATCGTTGATCTGGGTCAGTTGAGGAAAAGAAAAACTACTGCCTTGTCAGGAGGGCAGAAGCAAAGAGTTGCTCTGGCCAGAGCCCTTGTAAGTAGTCCAAAATTGTTGTTGCTGGACGAACCACTTTCGGCCTTGGATCATGAAATGAGATCGAGATTGCAAAGTTACATTCTCGAGCTGCACAAAGAATTCAATTTAACAACGATATTAATCAGCCATGATGTTTCAGAAATCATAAGGCTATCCGATTTTATGGTTCATCTTGATAAGGGAAAGGTCATTAATAAAGGAGTTCCTGCTGATTTATTTACGAGTGACAGAGTTAACGCAAAATTTCAGTTCACGGGAGAAGTGATTCATATGGTGCAACAGGATTTTATTGTTATTGTGACCGTTCTTATCGGAAAAGATCTTGTAAAGGTCATCGCGAATGACCGGGAAGCAGCCAATCTAAGTATTGGTGACAAAGTACTTATTGCTTCCAAAGCATTTAACCCAATCATACACAAGGTTAGTTAA
- the modB gene encoding molybdate ABC transporter permease subunit yields MIDWNPLVITFKLALITTLLLLIISVPMAYWLAYTRSRIKPFAETLVSMPLVLPPTVIGFYMLLAFSPSNAFGTWLDEWLGLRLVFSFEGLVLGSMIYSLPFMVHPIQAGFSNLSPTLKHASFVMGKSRFKTLIKVLLPNIKPSILTGVILAFAHTIGEFGVVLMIGGNLEGKTRVASIAIYDEVESMNYATANTYSLVLFAITFFILLLVFLVNGGYFSKFKSND; encoded by the coding sequence ATGATTGATTGGAATCCCTTGGTAATAACATTTAAGCTGGCGTTAATAACTACCTTATTATTGCTTATTATCTCAGTGCCCATGGCCTATTGGCTGGCTTATACCAGGTCAAGGATCAAACCCTTTGCTGAAACCCTGGTTAGTATGCCTTTGGTATTGCCGCCTACGGTAATCGGATTTTATATGCTGCTTGCTTTCAGTCCTTCAAATGCCTTTGGTACATGGCTTGATGAATGGTTGGGTTTAAGACTTGTATTTTCTTTTGAAGGACTGGTTCTCGGATCAATGATTTACAGTTTACCTTTTATGGTTCATCCAATTCAGGCCGGTTTTTCCAATTTATCTCCTACTTTGAAACACGCGTCCTTCGTGATGGGTAAATCCAGATTTAAAACCTTGATCAAGGTGTTGTTACCTAATATCAAGCCTTCGATTTTAACAGGAGTTATACTGGCTTTTGCTCATACTATAGGAGAATTTGGTGTTGTTTTAATGATTGGAGGTAATCTGGAGGGAAAAACCAGGGTGGCTTCCATTGCCATTTACGATGAGGTGGAGAGTATGAATTATGCCACGGCGAATACCTATTCGCTGGTTTTATTTGCGATTACTTTTTTTATATTATTGTTGGTCTTCCTGGTCAATGGGGGATACTTTTCTAAATTTAAGTCCAATGATTGA
- a CDS encoding TOBE domain-containing protein has product MNILSGKIASIKVNGDLSIVRVYVGSEIFSSILIDTPDTAEFLRVGNEVKVIFKETEVILGVGDMSGISLRNKLNGRVSSIESDTLLSKVSIETEVGLITSIITSNAVEQLNIKNNMDLTAMIKTNELILAK; this is encoded by the coding sequence GTGAATATATTATCAGGTAAAATAGCCAGTATTAAGGTGAATGGAGATCTTTCCATTGTAAGAGTGTATGTGGGTTCTGAAATATTTTCTTCGATTCTAATAGATACTCCTGATACAGCAGAATTTCTGAGGGTCGGGAATGAAGTAAAAGTCATCTTCAAGGAAACCGAGGTCATTCTTGGTGTTGGAGATATGAGTGGGATTAGTCTAAGAAATAAACTCAATGGAAGGGTTTCCAGTATTGAGTCGGATACTTTATTAAGCAAGGTTTCCATAGAAACCGAAGTTGGCCTGATTACATCAATTATTACCTCAAATGCTGTTGAGCAATTGAATATTAAGAATAACATGGACTTGACGGCTATGATAAAAACCAATGAATTGATACTCGCAAAATGA
- the modA gene encoding molybdate ABC transporter substrate-binding protein produces the protein MIRKPLNFIYLIILILLVSCESEKKQVFTIAAASNLQFVIEDLVEQYSRITGTECQIVISSSGKLTAQILEGAPFDLFLSADMKYPTELYREGLTISEPYTYAYGSLVLWSVKESQVMDMDHLRAKDLDFVALGNPKTAPYGIAAMSVINNLGLQDRLREKLVFGESIGQTNQFIISGAADLGFTSKSVVLSDKMKDKGAWIEIDRSLYDPIAQGMVLLTGRIQFREHAIKFKDFLLSEEGKVILHKFGYHTELK, from the coding sequence ATGATTCGAAAACCTTTGAATTTTATTTATTTAATCATTCTCATTCTTTTGGTTTCATGCGAATCAGAAAAAAAGCAGGTTTTCACGATCGCGGCGGCTTCAAATCTTCAGTTTGTTATTGAGGATCTTGTTGAGCAATATTCTCGGATTACAGGTACAGAATGTCAGATTGTAATCAGTTCCAGCGGAAAACTGACTGCTCAGATCTTGGAAGGAGCTCCTTTTGACCTGTTTCTTTCTGCAGACATGAAATATCCGACCGAATTATATAGAGAAGGATTGACAATTTCTGAACCCTACACCTATGCTTATGGAAGTTTGGTTTTATGGTCCGTTAAAGAGAGTCAGGTAATGGATATGGATCATCTCAGGGCAAAAGATCTGGATTTTGTGGCTCTGGGTAACCCCAAGACTGCCCCATACGGGATAGCTGCAATGAGCGTTATCAATAACCTGGGATTACAGGATAGGCTCAGGGAAAAATTAGTTTTTGGAGAAAGCATCGGACAGACAAATCAATTTATTATATCGGGAGCCGCTGATTTGGGATTTACCTCTAAGTCAGTGGTTCTTTCAGATAAAATGAAAGATAAAGGAGCGTGGATTGAAATTGATCGAAGCCTCTATGATCCAATCGCCCAGGGAATGGTTCTTTTAACTGGCAGAATTCAATTCAGGGAGCATGCAATAAAATTCAAAGATTTTCTTCTTTCTGAGGAAGGAAAAGTAATTTTGCATAAGTTTGGGTACCATACAGAATTGAAGTGA
- the aqpZ gene encoding aquaporin Z — translation MKKLVAEFIGTLWLVLGGCGSAVLAAGYPELGIGFVGVSLAFGLTVLTMAYAIGHVSGCHLNPAVSIGLWMGGRFDKKDLIPYIIAQVLGGIAGAGILYLIASGKEGFDLIGSGFAANGFGEHSPDGYGMTAALVTEIVMTFMFLIVILGATHSKAPKGFGGLAIGLALTLIHLISIPVTNTSVNPARSTSQALFVGDWAMGQLWLFWVAPIVGALIAGIVYKYVSPEEA, via the coding sequence ATGAAAAAATTAGTAGCAGAATTTATCGGTACACTTTGGCTGGTGCTTGGGGGCTGCGGAAGCGCTGTTCTTGCGGCCGGGTATCCGGAACTTGGAATTGGATTTGTAGGTGTTTCATTGGCTTTCGGTCTTACAGTTTTAACCATGGCCTATGCGATCGGACATGTTTCGGGTTGTCATTTGAACCCCGCGGTGTCTATTGGACTGTGGATGGGCGGACGATTTGATAAGAAGGATCTCATTCCTTATATCATCGCTCAGGTACTTGGAGGAATCGCAGGTGCAGGGATCTTGTATTTAATCGCCAGCGGAAAAGAGGGTTTTGATCTTATTGGAAGTGGTTTCGCAGCAAATGGTTTTGGTGAACATTCTCCAGACGGATATGGCATGACAGCCGCCCTTGTTACAGAAATTGTCATGACCTTTATGTTTCTAATTGTTATTTTGGGAGCAACCCATTCCAAGGCTCCGAAAGGCTTTGGAGGATTGGCCATTGGTTTGGCACTTACGCTGATTCACCTGATAAGTATCCCTGTTACCAACACATCTGTCAATCCGGCAAGAAGTACCAGCCAGGCATTGTTTGTAGGAGATTGGGCTATGGGTCAATTGTGGTTATTTTGGGTAGCTCCTATAGTTGGTGCGCTCATCGCCGGAATAGTATACAAATACGTGTCACCTGAAGAAGCTTAA